From the Triticum urartu cultivar G1812 unplaced genomic scaffold, Tu2.1 TuUngrouped_contig_5606, whole genome shotgun sequence genome, one window contains:
- the LOC125529449 gene encoding protein LIFEGUARD 2-like codes for MYFRPPPKGPEWGGDAEAGQAARPLYPMMLESPQLRWAFVRKVYTILSIQMLLTIAVASVVVFVRPVALFFVSSPAGFGLYIFLIILPFIVLCPLYYYYQRHPVNLLLLALFTVAISFAVGLTCAFTKGEVILESAILTAVVVVSLTAYTFWAASRGHDFSFLGPFLFAAVMILMVFALIQAFFPLGRISLMVYGGLAALVFCGYIIYDTDNLIKRYSYDEYVWAAVALYLDVINLFLSLLTLFRASDS; via the exons ATGTATTTCCGGCCGCCGCCCAAAGGCCCCGAGTGGGGCGGCGACGCGGAGGCCGGGCAGGCGGCGCGGCCGCTGTACCCGATGATGCTGGAGAGCCCGCAGCTGCGCTGGGCCTTCGTCCGCAAGGTCTACACCATCCTCTCCATCCAGATGCTGCTCACCATCGCCGTCGCCTCTGTCGTCGTCTTCGTGCGCCCCGTCGCGCTCTTCTTCGTCTCCTCCCCCGCCGGCTTCGGCCTCTACATtttcctcatcatcctccccttcatCG TGCTGTGTCCTCTGTACTACTACTACCAGCGGCACCCGGTGAATCTGCTGCTGCTGGCGCTCTTCACGGTGGCCATCAGCTTCGCGGTGGGGCTGACCTGCGCCTTCACCAAGGGGGAGGTGATCCTGGAGTCGGCGATCCTgacggcggtggtggtggtgagCCTGACGGCGTACACGTTCTGGGCGGCGAGTCGCGGGCACGACTTCAGCTTCCTGGGCCCGTTCCTGTTCGCGGCGGTGATGATCCTCATGGTGTTCGCGCTCATCCAGGCCTTCTTCCCGCTGGGCCGCATCTCGCTGATGGTCTACGGCGGGCTGGCGGCGCTCGTCTTCTGCGGCTACATCATCTACGACACCGACAACCTCATCAAGCGCTACTCCTACGACGAGTACGTCTGGGCCGCCGTCGCGCTCTACCTCGACGTCATCAACCTCTTCCTCTCCCTGCTCACCCTCTTCAGGGCATCCGATTCCTGA